CGTCTTCGGTGTCGAAGCGCACCACCGTGACCGGAGGCACGCCGGGCCGCTGCCGGTGCCGGTAGACCGGCGTTCCATCGGGTCGCACCGTGCGCAGCACCGAAGAAGCTCCCGGCACGTCACTGACCGAAGAATGTCCCACGTTGACCACCGTACGTCCTGCTGCGGAACCGCAGGAAGTCCAAGACTGGAGGAGGGCGACACCGGGTCTGCCACCGACTGCGCAGGGAGCACTTCATGGCGACGACGAGCGACGTACGGTTCCTCGATCAGCGCACTCCGGAGGAGCGGGACCGCCCGTTCCTGCCGGGTGCCGGGAAGACCTGGCTTCTCCCGTTCTACGACGTCCTCACGCGGTTCGCCGGTGTTCGCGCGGTGCACGAGCGGCTGGCCGGACTCGCCGGCGTCGAGCCGGGCCAGGCGGTGGTCGACGTCGGCTGCGGCACGGCCAACCTGTCGCTGGCCGTGCTCGCGGCTCAGCCGGGCGCCCGGCTGACCGGCCTCGATCCCGACCGGGACGCGCTGCGGCGGGGCATGCGCAAAGCGCGCCGCCGCGGTGTCGCCCTCACCCTCGTTCAGGGTTACGCCGACCGGATCCCCGCCGAGGACGCCTCTCTGGACCACGTGATCTCGTCCTTGGCCCTGCACCACCTCGATGGCGACAGCCGGGCCGCGTTCGCCCGCGACGCATTCCGCGCCCTCCGGCCGGGAGGCAAGGTCACCATCGCCGACTTCGGCGGCTCCGGCGACCCCGCGCACGGCCACGGCCGGCACCTGCCCCGCTTCCTGCGTTTCCGGGTGGAACGGAACCCGCAGGTGGCCGCCAACCACGGCGACGGCATCGTCGCGCTGCTGGCCGATGCCGGGTTCGGCGACGCACGGGAGGCCGCGCACGCCGACCACCGGCTCGGCCGGATCACCTTCGTGCAGGCGACCCGTCCCTCCACAGGAGAGCCGGCTCGCTGACCGGTCGCGTGGGCCACGCGGTCAAGACGTCCGGCTCAGCTGAGGTCGAACGGGTTGCTGGTCTGCAGCCACTTCAACCGCTGGTCGTCGAAGAGGCCGTCCGGCACGTCGTCCAGCGGCAGCGGCTCTTCGGCCCGGTGACCGTCGACGCAGTGGGCGAACGGGCCGGTGACCGGGTCCATCAGCGCCCGCACCTGCGGGTCGGCGTGGTGCAGCCACCAGTTCGACATCCCCAACGAGGGCTCGAAGCGCAGGAACTCCCATGCACGCCACACCGAGTCCAACCGGGACAGCGCCTGGGCGTGCCGGAACCACGACGGGCACCACACCCGCCCGGAGTCCGGACCGGACAGCGGGACGAGGTACCGGAAGCGGTCGGCGACGAACTCGAGGACGTTCGAGTAGAAGAGCTGGCCCTCGTTCGCGGTCCCTAGTTCGTCCTGCTGGATTTCGGCGGGCGACTCGCCGATCTCCTCGCCGGGGAGTTGTGCTGCCATTCGGGATCTGCTCCTATCCGATGGGTTACCTCGAGCGCCTCGGCGTGGCGCCCCAGCCGTTCGAGCACGGTGACGAGGGTGGCCACAGCCGACTTCAAGGTCGCTTGGTGGTCTCGCGGATCCTGGTCGACCAAGCGGCGGTACGCCCTGAGCGCGGCCCGCGCGGGCCCTTCCGCACGCGCGGCCCGGCGCGGGTCGTGCCGCCCGCACACGCTCAGCACCCTGGCCAGCTGCAGTTGCCGCCAGGCGACGTTCGTCGGCTCGTCGTCGGCCGACGTCTCGCAGAGCTCCTCGACCTCGAGGGCAGTGCGCCAAGCCGCAGCGTCCTCGCCCACCATCACCTGTCCGCGTGCCAAGCGCACAAGCCCGAAGTAGAGGTCTCCGTCGGAGCCCGAGCGCCCTCGCCGCAAGCGCACCTCGTGCTCGGCGATCCGGACGGCTTCACGAAACCTGCTCGTCATCAGCAACGCGCGGCACAATTGCGCGCACGTGGCCGCCAGCGAGGCCACCTCGTCGTCATCGGCGTCGGCGAGGGCCACCCGCAGCTCGTATGCCTGGTACAGCGTGGTGGCCGCCCGGTCGGCGACCCCGGAGTTCAGGTAGCTGGCGCCGATGTGGTGCAGACAGGAGGCCAGCCGGCTTCGCTGGTTCGTGCCGGCTCGGGCCAGCCGCCGGTAGAGCGGAAGGGCCTGGCGCAACAGGATCCGCTCGGCGACCGGCCGGTCGTGGCGCCAATACCACTCGGACAGGTCGTACAGCGCGTCGGCGCGCAGGCCGAGGAACCCGTCGAGCGCGCCGGGCGGGGCCTCGACGGCCGTCGCGTGGGACCGCAGCGTGTCGAGGTGCCGGATCAGCTCTTCGCCGAGGTCGCGCTTCTGCTTGGCCTGTTCCGCGGGACGGCTGGCCACGCGCACCAAGCCGGCCGCACGCGTAAGCGCAGCAGGGAGGTCGTGGTCGGCGCGGTCGCGGATGGCGCGCTGGGTCAGCCGGTGCATGACCACGATGGCGTTGTCCGTGCCGGCGAACTCGACCAGCGACGCATCGAGCAGGGCGGCGAGCGCATCGTCGGCGTCGCCGTCCAGCCCGGCGGTGAGCAGGTCGCGGGAGACGCCGTCGGGCGAGAGCACGCTGAGCAGATCGAGGAGCTCCACCGGCATCCGGTGGGTTTCGTCGGCGGTGAACGGCTCGATCGCGAGCATGATCGCCTTGGCCGCCCCGAGCGGATACGGGTCGCCGGGCACCGCGGTGAGCAGCCGGTCCACGGCGACGCTCTGGTGGCGGCGCAGGTATGTCGCGTAGTCGTGGTCGATCCGGACGACGCGTGCGGCCGCCTGCGCCAGGGCCAGCGGCAGGCAACCCAGCTCGCGGGCGAGCTTGCGGGCGCCGGCCGTGTCCGGCAACCCGGTGCTGTCGGTGAGGAACCGCACGGCGGTGCCCAAGCTGAACAGATCCACCGGAACCCGGGTGCCCAGCTGATCGATCGTGTGGCTCGCGCTGGTCAGCACGATCTGCGCACTGCCGGTGGCGGGCAGATGCGGGACGACGTGCGCGGGGTCGGTCACGTTGTCGAACACCAGCAAAGCGGGCTCGCGAAGCGTCTGGAGATGGTTGCGGACCCGTGCGGTGGTCGTCGCGGTGGTGTCTCCGGGACGGCGCAACCCCAGCGCGTCGGCCAGTTCCGCCAGCCCGGCCACGACCAGTTCCTCGGACTGGGCAGGCAACCAGGCCACCAGCCAGCCGTCTGCGATCCGCTGACGCGCGTAGGCGCCGGCCGCCTGGGTCTTGCCGACCCCGCGCAGGCCGGTCACCGTGCACACCACCGCGACCGTCCCGTCGACGATGCCCGAAAGAGCGTGCACGGCGTCGACCGGCGGCTGGAAGTGCTGCGGTTTCCGGGGCACGGGCCCCACCACCACCTGCCGATCGCGAACGGCAGGGGCAGGCTCCTGGGGGCTCGGCACCGGCTCGCCGATGACCCGCACCGATGCCTCACGGCCGGCCCACCAGCCCAGCGGCGACATGATGAGCGCGCTGGGCAACGCCGCGACGCTGAGCGCGTTGCCGGTCTCCATGCCCAGCGGGAAGTCGCAGACCCACCATCCGAGGACGAACACGACGGCACCGACGACCAGCGTGATCGCCCACTTGACAGCCCGCGGCATCCACCAACCCCAACACACCGACCCTGCACCGGTCTGGACCGGAGAAGACCTTACGGCAAACAGACCAGCCGCGCCGCCGAATCGGGCGAACACCCGGACGTCAGTGGCTGGTCAAGACCGGGTGGCAAGATCAGGCCGCCCCGCCGAGGGCGAGGTGGCGCGCCGATCCGCGGCGTGGCCTGGTACCGAAACTGTGTTCGCGGCCTGCGGGCGAGGAGGGTGGCCATGGCAGACGTCCGGCTCGATCCGATGACCAGTGCGGAATACGCGGAGTACCACCGCAACGCGGTCCTGGCCTATGCCGAGGCCCATGTTTCGGCCAAGAGCTGGCCGGCCGACGGGGCGGGGCAGCGCGCCGTCGACGAGTACGCCGCGCTCTTGCCCGAGGGGGTCGCCACACCCGGCCACCACCTGTACGTCGCGCGGGACGGCGACCAGAGGGTCGGCATGGTCTGGTTCGCCGAACGACCTCACGGCGCCGGCCGGGTCGCTTACCTCTACGACATCCAGGTCGACGCGGACCTGCGTGGCCGGGGGTACGGTGACGCGCTCATGCGGGCGTTGGAGCACGAGGTGCGTTCCGCTGGCCTGAAGGCCGTGCGGCTCCAGGTTTTCGGCAACAACTCGGTCGCCCGGTCGCTTTACCGGAAACTCGGCTACGTCGAGACCAACGTCGTCATGGCCAAAGACCTCGGCCCCCGCACGTAAAGACACACAGACAGCCGGTCATGGTCCCGACGGGTTCGTCGTCGAAAATCCGGAACCCGTCGCGCACCCGGCCCTGCTACGCTCGTCCGCGATGACTACCTACTCCAGCAGATCGGGGGTTCCGTTCGCCAAAGGTGAGTGCTGATGCACCCTTTGACCGCGAACGAGGACTTCCGTCTTCTTTTCTGGGCGCGCGTGCGCGAGTTCGCCGTGCCGCCGTCGATGATCGAGTCAGCTGCCGCCCGCCGGATGGTGGGCGACTGGGCCGGGGCCTGCGCCGCCGCGCGCGTCGATGTGGATCTGAACCTGCGAGCCGTGGGTCGCGTCCACGGCGCCGGGTTGGTGGCACAGGTCCGCGCCGATCTGCGTCACCTGGCTCCTGACCTGCTTCGCTGGCATTTCCCGAGGATCAGCCCGGACGGCCTGGTGCGGCCGGGCCTCACGGTCTCCCTGGCTCGGTACGGTTCGACCACTCACCGCGGCGGTGCAGTACACCTCGTGGCGCGCACGCCGCCGGCCTGGGCGAACGCCGGTCAGCGGATCAGCCTCGCGCTGTGGACGCCGTCCCAGCGCGACGCGGGCCTGCATCCGCATCCCCGGCCCCACCGCCGGTATCGCTTCGACCTGCACCGCCACCTGTGGGACACGCGCCGGGCCGGTGAGCTACCGGAGCGGTCCGGGCACGGCGTGGGCGCCTGCGCCGTGGACCGGTGGATCGCCGAGGCGGCGCTGCTCCTGCACGCGGACAGGTGCGCGGACGACGTCGTCGTCGTGCGGCTCACCAGCCGGCGCCGGCTGCTGCTGAACCTGGGCGCGCCGGGTGCGGCAGCCGGCGGCCGGGCGGTGCCGGTCCTGCCCGACGCCGCGACCTGGGTCCCGCCCGACCTGCGGCTGCTCCACGCCGGACTGATCGACGCCGACCGGCTGCACCCGCTCGTCGCCTCGGCCCTTCGACCCGGCCACCGGCCGGCCGGTGCGGCCCGGACTCCGGACGGCTCGCCGAATTCGCGCTTCGTCGAATGCCGTGGTGCCACCCACCGGATCGCCGTGGTGGACGGGGTGCTGGTCCCGCTGGACCACGATCCCGACGAGATCCGCCGCGAAGAGCTGCTGGGCGCGCTGGGCGGCACCGAGCTGCCGTGCCTGCGCGCCATCGACGAGGCACACCGGCATCCGGAAAGTCTCGTGGACGTCCGAGCCCGGCTGGACCACGGCGACAACGCCGGCGCCCTCTCCGCCGTCGAAGGTCTGCTCGGACCGGACGTGCTGCTGCGCAGCGGCGCACTGCGCGACGAACTCGAGACGGCCGTGCGCCGGCAGGTGCTCCACGGGCTGTATCGGGCCGGGCTGGCCGGATCCGGTCCGCTTCCGTCCACAAAGGACAAGATCCGGCGCGCTGTCCGGACCCGGCCGCGCCACGCGACCCGTCCCTGACCTCTTACGTCTCCGCCCGCCTGGCCGGACACGGCCTCGAACCGACCCCAAGGTGATCAAAACTGTCTACTGCCATGGATATCCCTTCCGAAGCGGCACACCTCCGACCGCTCGACGTCGCCGCCGATCTGCTGGCCCTGTTGCACGACACGGACACCGAGCCGCGTGCCGACACCCAGCTGGAAGCCTTGACACTGGCCGTGTCCGCCGATCTGCCGGTGCTGCTGTGGGGCGAGCCGGGCATCGGCAAGACCGCCGCGCTGAACCAGCTCGCGGAAGCGCTG
This genomic window from Amycolatopsis mongoliensis contains:
- a CDS encoding class I SAM-dependent methyltransferase, with product MATTSDVRFLDQRTPEERDRPFLPGAGKTWLLPFYDVLTRFAGVRAVHERLAGLAGVEPGQAVVDVGCGTANLSLAVLAAQPGARLTGLDPDRDALRRGMRKARRRGVALTLVQGYADRIPAEDASLDHVISSLALHHLDGDSRAAFARDAFRALRPGGKVTIADFGGSGDPAHGHGRHLPRFLRFRVERNPQVAANHGDGIVALLADAGFGDAREAAHADHRLGRITFVQATRPSTGEPAR
- a CDS encoding DUF4913 domain-containing protein, with protein sequence MAAQLPGEEIGESPAEIQQDELGTANEGQLFYSNVLEFVADRFRYLVPLSGPDSGRVWCPSWFRHAQALSRLDSVWRAWEFLRFEPSLGMSNWWLHHADPQVRALMDPVTGPFAHCVDGHRAEEPLPLDDVPDGLFDDQRLKWLQTSNPFDLS
- a CDS encoding GNAT family N-acetyltransferase, which translates into the protein MADVRLDPMTSAEYAEYHRNAVLAYAEAHVSAKSWPADGAGQRAVDEYAALLPEGVATPGHHLYVARDGDQRVGMVWFAERPHGAGRVAYLYDIQVDADLRGRGYGDALMRALEHEVRSAGLKAVRLQVFGNNSVARSLYRKLGYVETNVVMAKDLGPRT